CCGCCCGTTTCAAGCCGGCCCTCGCCGCCCTCCTCTGCGCCGGCATCGCGGCCTTCCCGGCGTGCGCCCCCGCGAACCCGGCGGCCTGCGCGATGATCTTCTCCACGAACGATTCGCACGGACGGCTGCTGCCGGCGGAACAGAACTGGTCGGAGGGACGCCCGGTCGGCGGATCCGCCGCGCTCGCCGCCTACGTGACGCGGGAGCGCTCCGCGACGCCCGAGTGTCCCCTCTTCGTCGTCTCCGGCGGCGACATCATGCAGGGCACGCCGATCTCGAACTTCACGGATGGGCGCTCGATGATCGAGGCGATGAACGGGATCGGCTACGACGCCGCCGCGATCGGGAACCACGAGTTCGACTGGGGGGTCGACGTCCTCGTCGAGCGCATCGCCGATGCGGACTTCGCCATGCTCGGCGCGAACATCTACCTCAAGGGCACCGACCGGCACCCCGCTTGGGTCCGGCCCTGGACGATCGTCGAGCGGGACGGCGTCCGGGTCGGCTTCATCGGCGCGACGACGCGGTCCACGCCGGTCGTCGCCCGGCCCTCGCTCGTCGCGGACTTCGACTTCCGGTCGATCTCCGACGCGCTCGACCGCTACATCCCGGAGGTGCGGGCGGCGGGGGTGGATTTCGTGGTCGCGGTCATGCACGAAGGCGCCTTCTGCGAGGTCGGTCTGCCGGACGATGCGGCGGACGCGTGCCGGGGCCCGGCCCTGGAAGCGCTGGCCGCGACGACGGAACGCTTCGACTACGCGGTCACGGGGCATACGCACTCGCGCCTGGAGACCGAGATTCGGGGCGTTCCCGTCATCCAGTCGTACTCGAACACGATGGCCTACGGACTCGGACGCATCGACCGGAGCGCGGA
This region of Candidatus Palauibacter australiensis genomic DNA includes:
- a CDS encoding bifunctional UDP-sugar hydrolase/5'-nucleotidase, with amino-acid sequence MPRRPAARFKPALAALLCAGIAAFPACAPANPAACAMIFSTNDSHGRLLPAEQNWSEGRPVGGSAALAAYVTRERSATPECPLFVVSGGDIMQGTPISNFTDGRSMIEAMNGIGYDAAAIGNHEFDWGVDVLVERIADADFAMLGANIYLKGTDRHPAWVRPWTIVERDGVRVGFIGATTRSTPVVARPSLVADFDFRSISDALDRYIPEVRAAGVDFVVAVMHEGAFCEVGLPDDAADACRGPALEALAATTERFDYAVTGHTHSRLETEIRGVPVIQSYSNTMAYGLGRIDRSAEGAVSAERLGVRQTWADEVGPDPDVERLVASYSTEIAAIVDRVIVDLPEALSAPRDGDFPLGRIVADAQRHASGAEVALMNNGGIRRSLPAGPITFADLFELQPFNNMLVRHTMTGAQLLRTLEHSARNGDVDLHASGIVVRYDPDAPLGERILDVTFDDGSPLRPEGRYVVTANDFIAGGGGGYTTFAEAEVIDPLEVADLEALVAYLEAQPQPLPIPRAPRWIESPTP